One genomic segment of Ictalurus punctatus breed USDA103 chromosome 4, Coco_2.0, whole genome shotgun sequence includes these proteins:
- the LOC124627829 gene encoding extracellular calcium-sensing receptor-like: MESIFIIFHVAMAIINSYTAQETCSLRGEPVYPQLWKNGDILVGAIFPFHFKWEITDLSYLVTPPVKCTSMEFRAFQYSQTLIYAIEEINNSSSLLPGVSLGYKIFDTCGSAAQGIKVAMTLVNGNENSASDQTCTKPAHVQAIIGETYSSVSMAIAKSIGPFSIPLISYYSTCECLSDKRKYPSFLRTIPSDYYQTIALAEMVKNFGWTWVGAIIRDDDYGNSGMAAFIKIAEQLGICVEYSLPFFRTYSKERVLRIVEQIKSATSRVIVGFVTPREFEILLQVFAEHNITGYQWVGTEGWIADPVAATLDKYNILQGAIGLAIPKTTVTGLKDFILDVKPLKSVGSAIFTKFWEALFTCTYRGQNNSVGMPICTGEEKLSEVKNTFTDMSMMPIFNNVYKGVYAIAHTLHELLGCKQTCPTKTQPDPFTFLEHLKKVCFKTKDGEDVYFDENGDPPAKYEIINWQKIKESQYEFVTVGLYDSSVPGKNRLAVNMASIVWAQNTNQVPKSVCSESCPPGTRKAVQKGKPICCFDCIPCAAGEISNMSDSVECERCQQDYWSNADKNKCVKKEVEYLSYQETMGILLTVVSIVGSLMTIVIAFIFLKYKNTPIVKANNSELSFLLLVSLALCFLCSLTFIGQPSEWSCMVRHTMFGITFVLCISCVLGKTIVVLMAFRATLPGSNVMKWFGPPQQRLSVLFFTLIQVLICVLWLTISPPFPFKNLTHYKEKIILECNLGSNLGFWAVLGYIGLLAFLCFILAFLARTLPDNFNEAKFITFSMVMFCAVWIAFIPAYVSSPGKFTVAVEIFAILASSFGLLFSIFLPKCYIIMLKPEKNTKKQIMGKVPVQ; encoded by the exons ATGGAgtcaatatttattatttttcatgtgGCAATGGCCATCATCAATTCATATACTGCACAAGAGACTTGTAGTCTGCGTGGAGAGCCTGTATACCCACAGCTATGGAAGAATGGTGATATATTAGTTGGAGCAATTTTCCCCTTCCATTTTAAATGGGAGATCACAGACTTGTCCTATTTGGTTACGCCACCTGTGAAGTGCACAAG TATGGAATTCAGAGCTTTCCAGTACTCGCAGACCTTGATCTATGCAATAGAGGAGATCAACAACAGTTCGTCTTTACTGCCTGGAGTCTCATTGGGCTATAAGATCTTTGATACTTGTGGTTCTGCAGCACAGGGGATCAAAGTAGCAATGACGCTTGTGAATGGAAATGAGAACTCAGCTtcggatcagacctgcacaaaGCCAGCTCATGTGCAAGCCATAATAGGAGAGACATATTCATCAGTGTCCATGGCTATAGCAAAGAGTATTGGACCTTTCAGCATCCCCTTA ATAAGTTACTATTCTACCTGTGAGTGTCTGAGTGATAAAAGGAAATATCCCTCATTCCTGCGCACTATTCCCAGTGATTATTACCAGACCATAGCACTTGCAGAGATGGTCAAAAACTTTGGCTGGACCTGGGTGGGAGCAATAATAAGAGATGATGACTATGGTAACAGTGGAATGGctgcatttattaaaattgcaGAACAACTGGGTATATGTGTAGAATATTCCCTTCCATTTTTTAGAACATACTCAAAAGAAAGAGTCTTGAGAATTGTTGAGCAAATTAAAAGCGCTACTTCTCGAGTGATAGTGGGATTTGTCACTCCCCGGGAATTTGAGATTTTACTTCAAGTATTTGCTGAacacaacatcactggatatcaGTGGGTGGGAACCGAGGGATGGATTGCTGATCCAGTAGCAGCCACATTGGATAAGTACAATATATTGCAAGGAGCCATAGGGCTAGCTATTCCCAAAACAACTGTAACAGGCCTGAAGGATTTCATTCTAGATGTAAAACCACTGAAATCAGTAGGCAGTGCCATTTTTACAAAATTCTGGGAGGCTTTGTTTACCTGTACATATAGAGGACAGAATAATTCAGTGGGCATGCCAATCTGCACAGGTGAAGAGAAACTGTCTGAAGTGAAAAACACCTTCACTGACATGTCCATGATGCCCATTTTCAATAATGTATATAAAGGAGTTTATGCCATTGCTCATACACTCCATGAACTTCTTGGCTGCAAACAAACATGTCCTACAAAGACGCAGCCTGATCCTTTCACA TTTCTAGAACACCTGAAAAAAGTGTGTTTTAAGACAAAAGATGGCGAAGATGTTTACTTTGATGAAAATGGTGATCCTCCtgcaaaatatgaaataataaactggcaaaaaattaaagaaagtcAGTATGAATTTGTTACAGTTGGACTTTATGACTCCTCAGTTCCTGGTAAGAATCGATTAGCAGTAAATATGGCCTCAATTGTCTGGGCACAAAATACAAATCAA GTGCCAAAATCTGTATGTAGTGAGAGTTGCCCACCTGGAACAAGGAAAGCTGTGCAGAAAGGAAAGCCCATCTGCTGTTTCGACTGCATACCATGTGCTGCTGGAGAGATCAGTAATATGTCAG ATTCAGTTGAATGTGAACGGTGCCAGCAAGATTACTGGTCAAATGCAGACAAGAATAAATGTGTAAAGAAGGAAGTTGAATATTTGTCCTATCAGGAAACAATGGGAATTTTGCTAACAGTGGTTTCTATTGTTGGTTCACTGATGACAATAGTAAtagcatttatatttttaaaatataaaaacacaccaaTAGTAAAAGCCAACAACTCTGAACTGAGCTTCCTGCTGCTTGTCTCGCTGGCTCTGTGTTTCCTTTGTTCACTTACTTTTATTGGTCAGCCCTCTGAGTGGTCCTGTATGGTGCGTCACACAATGTTTGGGATCACCTTCGTCCTTTGCATCTCTTGTGTACTGGGGAAAACCATAGTGGTACTAATGGCTTTCAGAGCTACACTTCCAGGCAGTAATGTAATGAAATGGTTTGGGCCTCCGCAGCAGAGACTCAGTGTACTTTTTTTCACTCTCATACAGGTTCTTATTTGTGTGCTTTGGTTGACAATATCCCCTCCTTTCCCCTTCAAAAATCTAACGCACTATAAGGAAAAGATCATTCTTGAATGCAATTTGGGCTCAAACTTAGGTTTCTGGGCTGTGCTGGGTTACATAGGACTTTTagcatttttatgttttattttagctttTCTAGCTCGGACGCTTCCAGATAATTTTAATGAAGCTAAATTCATAACATTCAGCATGGTAATGTTCTGTGCAGTTTGGATTGCTTTTATACCTGCTTATGTCAGTTCACCTGGAAAATTTACAGTAGCTGTAGAGATATTTGCTATTTTAGCATCAAGCTTTGGTTTATTATTCTCTATCTTTCTTCCAAAGTGTTACATAATCATGTTGAAGCCAGAGAAAAACACTAAAAAGCAAATCATGGGAAAGGTGCCAGTTCAATAA
- the LOC108264107 gene encoding extracellular calcium-sensing receptor-like, with the protein MELIFIIFHVAMAIINSYTAQETCSLRGEPAYPQLWKDGDILVGAIFPFHFKWEITDLSYLVMPSVKCARMEFRAFQYSQTLIYAIEEINNSSSLLPGVSLGYKIFDTCGSAAQGVKVAMTLVNGNENSASDQTCTKPAHVQAIIGETFSSVSMAIAKSIGPFSIPLISYHSTCECLSDKRKYPSFLRTIPSDYYQTIALAELVKNFGWTWVGAIKRDDDYGNSGMAAFIKIAEQLGICVEYSLPFFITYSKERVLRIVEQIKSGTSRVIVGFVTPREFEILFQVFAEHNITGYQWVGTEGWIADPVAATLDKYNILQGAIGLAIPKTTVTGLKDFILDVKPLKSVGSAIFTKFWEALFTCTYRGQNNSVGMPMCTGEEKLSEVINTFTDMSMMPIFNNVYKGVYAIAHTLHELLGCKQTCPTKTQPDPFTFLEHLKKVCFKTKDGEDVYFDENGDPPAKYEIINWQKSKESQYEFVTVGLYDTSVPGKNRLAVNMASIVWAQNTNQVPKSVCSESCPPGTRKAVQKGKPICCFDCIPCAAGEISNMSDSVECERCQQDYWSNADKNKCVKKEVEYLSYQETMGILLTVVSIVGSLMTIVIAFIFLKYKNTPIVKANNSELSFLLLFSLTLCFLCSLTFIGQPSEWSCMLRHTAFGITFVLCISCVLGKTIVVLMAFRATLPGSNVMKWFGPPQQRLSVLVFTLIQVLICVLWLMISPPFPFRNLLHYKEKIILECSLGSTIGFWAVLGYIGLLALLCFILAFLARKLPDNFNEAKFITFSMVMFCAVWIAFIPAYVSSPGKFTVAVEIFAILASSFGLLFCIFLPKCYIIILKPEKNTKKQIMGKVPVQ; encoded by the exons ATGgagttaatatttattatttttcatgtgGCAATGGCCATCATCAATTCATATACTGCACAAGAGACTTGTAGTCTGCGTGGAGAGCCTGCATACCCACAGCTATGGAAGGATGGTGATATATTAGTTGGAGCAATTTTCCCCTTCCATTTTAAATGGGAGATCACAGACTTGTCCTATTTGGTTATGCCATCTGTGAAGTGTGCAAG AATGGAATTCAGAGCTTTCCAGTATTCACAGACCTTGATCTATGCAATCGAGGAGATCAACAACAGTTCGTCTTTACTGCCTGGAGTCTCACTGGGCTATAAGATCTTTGATACTTGTGGTTCTGCAGCACAGGGGGTCAAAGTAGCAATGACGCTTGTGAATGGAAATGAAAACTCAGCTTCAGATCAGACCTGCACAAAGCCAGCTCATGTGCAAGCCATAATAGGAGAGACATTTTCATCAGTGTCCATGGCTATAGCAAAGAGTATTGGACCTTTCAGCATCCCCTTA ATAAGTTACCATTCTACCTGTGAGTGTCTGAGTGATAAAAGGAAATATCCCTCATTTCTGCGCACAATTCCCAGTGATTATTACCAGACCATAGCACTTGCAGAGTTGGTCAAAAACTTTGGCTGGACCTGGGTGGGAGCAATAAAAAGAGATGATGACTATGGTAACAGTGGAATGGctgcatttattaaaattgcaGAACAACTGGGTATATGTGTAGAATATTCCCTTCCATTTTTTATAACATATTCAAAAGAAAGAGTCTTGAGAATTGTTGAGCAAATTAAAAGCGGTACTTCTCGAGTGATAGTGGGATTTGTCACTCCCCGGGAATTTGAGATTTTATTTCAAGTATTTGCTGAacacaacatcactggatatcaGTGGGTGGGAACTGAGGGATGGATTGCTGATCCAGTAGCAGCCACACTGGATAAGTACAATATATTGCAAGGAGCCATAGGGCTAGCTATTCCCAAAACAACCGTAACAGGTCTGAAGGACTTCATTCTAGATGTAAAACCACTGAAATCAGTAGGCAGTGCCATTTTTACAAAATTCTGGGAGGCTTTGTTTACCTGTACATATAGAGGACAGAATAATTCAGTGGGCATGCCAATGTGTACAGGTGAAGAGAAACTGTCTGAAGTGATAAACACCTTCACTGACATGTCCATGATGCCCATTTTCAATAATGTATATAAAGGAGTTTATGCCATTGCCCATACACTCCATGAACTTCTTGGCTGCAAACAAACATGTCCTACAAAGACGCAGCCTGATCCTTTCACT TTTCTAGAACACCTGAAAAAAGTGTGTTTTAAGACAAAAGATGGCGAAGATGTTTACTTTGATGAAAATGGTGATCCTCCtgcaaaatatgaaataataaactggcaaaaaagtaaagaaagccAGTATGAATTTGTTACAGTTGGACTTTATGACACCTCAGTTCCTGGTAAGAATCGATTAGCAGTAAATATGGCCTCAATTGTCTGGGCACAAAATACAAATCAA GTGCCCAAATCTGTATGTAGTGAGAGTTGCCCACCTGGAACAAGGAAAGCTGTGCAGAAAGGAAAGCCCATCTGCTGTTTCGACTGCATACCATGTGCTGCTGGAGAGATCAGTAATATGTCAG ATTCAGTTGAATGTGAACGGTGCCAGCAAGATTATTGGTCAAATGCAGACAAGAATAAATGTGTAAAGAAGGAAGTTGAATATTTGTCCTATCAGGAAACAATGGGAATTTTGCTAACAGTGGTTTCTATTGTTGGTTCATTGATGACAATAGTAAtagcatttatatttttaaaatataaaaatacaccaaTAGTAAAAGCCAACAACTCTGAACTGAGCTTCCTGCTGCTATTTTCTCTGACTCTGTGTTTCCTCTGTTCACTTACTTTCATTGGACAGCCCTCTGAGTGGTCCTGTATGCTGCGCCACACAGCATTTGGAATTACCTTTGTCCTCTGCATCTCCTGTGTTCTGGGAAAAACTATAGTGGTGTTAATGGCATTCAGGGCTACACTTCCAGGCAGTAATGTCATGAAATGGTTTGGGCCTCCACAACAGAGACTCAGTGTACTTGTCTTCACTCTCATACAGGTGCTTATTTGTGTGCTTTGGTTGATGATATCCCCCCCATTCCCTTTCAGAAATCTATTGCACTATAAGGAAAAGATCATTCTTGAATGCAGTTTGGGCTCAACCATAGGTTTCTGGGCTGTGCTGGGTTACATAGGACTTTTAgcacttttatgttttattttagctttTCTGGCTAGGAAGCTTCCAGATAATTTTAATGAAGCTAAATTCATCACATTCAGCATGGTAATGTTCTGTGCAGTTTGGATTGCTTTTATACCTGCTTATGTCAGCTCTCCTGGAAAATTCACTGTAGCTGTAGAGATATTTGCTATTTTAGCATCAAGCTTTGGTTTACTATTCTGTATCTTTCTTCCAAAGTGTTACATAATCATCCTGAAGCCAGAGAAAAACACTAAAAAACAAATTATGGGAAAAGTGCCTGTTCAATAA
- the LOC124627757 gene encoding extracellular calcium-sensing receptor-like, with the protein MGSIITLLHILMAMINLYIAQETTCSVLGEPDYPKLWKDGDIVVGGIFPFHKWQIMDASYLVKPPSIKCMSLEFRAFQYSQSLIFAVEEINNSSLLLPGVSLGYKIYDSCGSSSLGVKVAMTLVNGNENSVQICTKPAQVQAIIGETYSSVSMAISKSIGPVGVPLISYFATCECLSDKRKYPSFLRTIPSDYYQTLALAEMVKHFGWTWVGAIRRDDDYGNSGMAAFTKIAEQLGICLEYSLPFFLSYSQEKILRIVEQIKSSTSRVILAFVTRWDLEMLLQVFAEHNITGYQWVGTEGWIADPLAATLDKYNILQGAIGLAIPKTMVTGLKDFILDVKPLKSVGSDIFTEFWEALFTCTYRGQNNSVGMPMCTGEEKLSEVKNTFTDMSMMPIFNNVYKGVYAIAHTLHELLGCKQTCPTRKQPDPFTFLEHLKKVRFKTKEGEDVYFDKNGDPPAKYEIINWQKNKEHQYEFVTVGFYDSSVPAQDRLAVNMALITWARNTNQVPKSVCSESCLPGTRKAAQKGKPICCFDCIQCAAGEISNMSDSTECEQCQQDYWSNADKNKCVMKEVEYLSYKDTMGMLLTVVSVVGSFMTIVIAIIFFKYKNTPIVKANNAELSFLLLFSLTLCFLCSLTFIGQPSEWSCMLRHTVFGITFVLCISCVLGKTVVVLMAFRATRPGSNVMKWFGLPQQRLSVLVFTLIQVLICVLWLTISPPFPFKNLNHYKEKIILECSLGSNLGFWAVLGYIGILAVLCFILAFLARKLPDNFNEAKFITFSMLMFCAVWITFIPAYVSSPGKFTVAVEIFAILASSFGLLFCIFLPKCYIIILKPEKNTKKQIMGKGL; encoded by the exons ATGGGGTCAATCATTACACTCTTACATATACTAATGGCCATGATCAATTTGTACATTGCCCAAGAAACTACTTGTAGTGTGCTTGGAGAGCCAGACTACCCAAAGCTATGGAAGGATGGTGATATCGTAGTTGGTGGAATTTTCCCCTTCCATAAATGGCAGATTATGGATGCATCCTATTTGGTCAAGCCACCTTCAATAAAGTGTATGAG TCTGGAATTCAGAGCTTTCCAGTATTCACAGTCCCTGATATTTGCAGTAGAGGAGATCAACAACAGTTCATTATTACTGCCCGGAGTCTCACTGGGCTACAAGATCTATGATTCCTGTGGTTCTTCATCACTGGGGGTGAAAGTAGCAATGACACTTGTGAATGGAAATGAGAACTCAGTGCAGATCTGCACAAAGCCAGCACAAGTGCAAGCCATAATAGGAGAGACATATTCATCAGTGTCCATGGCTATATCAAAGAGTATTGGACCTGTAGGCGTGCCCTTA ATCAGTTACTTTGCAACCTGTGAGTGTCTGAGTGACAAGAGAAAATATCCCTCATTTCTGCGCACTATTCCCAGTGATTATTACCAGACCTTAGCACTTGCAGAGATGGTCAAGCACTTTGGCTGGACCTGGGTGGGAGCAATAAGAAGGGATGATGACTATGGTAACAGTGGAATGGCTGCATTTACTAAAATTGCAGAGCAGCTTGGCATATGCTTAGAATATTcacttccattttttttgtcctaCTCACAAGAAAAAATTTTGAGAATCGTTGAGCAAATTAAAAGTTCCACTTCTCGAGTGATATTGGCATTTGTTACTCGCTGGGACCTGGAGATGTTGCTTCAAGTATTTGCTGAacacaacatcactggatatcaGTGGGTGGGAACTGAGGGATGGATCGCTGATCCCCTGGCAGCCACATTGGACAAGTACAATATATTGCAAGGAGCCATAGGGCTAGCTATTCCCAAAACAATGGTAACAGGTCTGAAGGACTTCATTCTAGATGTAAAACCACTGAAATCAGTAGGCAGTGATATTTTTACAGAATTCTGGGAGGCTTTGTTTACCTGTACATATAGAGGGCAGAATAATTCAGTGGGCATGCCAATGTGCACAGGTGAAGAGAAACTGTCTGAAGTGAAAAACACCTTCACTGACATGTCCATGATGCCCATTTTCAATAATGTATATAAAGGAGTTTATGCCATTGCTCATACACTCCATGAACTTCTTGGCTGCAAACAAACATGTCCTACAAGGAAGCAGCCTGATCCTTTCACT TTTCTAGAACACTTGAAAAAAGTGCGTTTCAAGACAAAAGAAGGTGAAGATGTTTattttgataaaaatggtgacCCTCCagcaaaatatgaaataataaattggcaaaaaaATAAGGAACACCAATATGAATTTGTCACTGTTGGATTTTATGACTCCTCTGTTCCTGCTCAGGATCGATTAGCAGTAAATATGGCATTGATCACGTGGGCACGAAATACAAATCAA GTGCCAAAATCTGTATGCAGTGAAAGCTGCCTCCCTGGAACAAGGAAAGCTGCGCAGAAAGGAAAGCCTATTTGCTGTTTTGACTGCATACAATGTGCTGCTGGGGAGATCAGTAACATGTCAG ATTCCACTGAATGTGAACAGTGCCAGCAAGATTATTGGTCAAATGCTGATAAGAATAAATGTGTAATGAAGGAAGTTGAATATTTGTCCTACAAGGACACTATGGGAATGTTGCTAACAGTGgtttctgttgttggttcttTTATGACAATAGTAATAGCAATCATattctttaaatataaaaatacaccaaTTGTCAAAGCCAACAACGCTGAACTGAGCTTCCTGCTGCTCttctctctgactctgtgtTTCCTCTGTTCACTTACTTTCATTGGACAGCCCTCTGAGTGGTCTTGTATGCTGCGTCACACAGTGTTTGGGATCACCTTCGTCCTTTGCATCTCCTGTGTTCTGGGGAAAACAGTAGTGGTGTTAATGGCTTTCAGAGCTACACGTCCAGGCAGCAATGTAATGAAATGGTTTGGACTTCCACAGCAGAGACTAAGTGTTCTTGTCTTCACTCTCATACAGGTCCTCATTTGTGTGCTTTGGTTGACAATATCCCCTCCTTTCCCCTTCAAAAATCTAAACCACTATAAGGAAAAGATCATTCTTGAATGCAGTTTGGGCTCAAACTTAGGTTTCTGGGCTGTGTTGGGCTACATAGGAATTTTAGCAGTattgtgtttcattttagctTTTCTGGCTAGGAAACTTCCAGATAATTTTAATGAAGCCAAATTCATCACCTTCAGCATGCTAATGTTCTGTGCAGTATGGATCACTTTTATTCCAGCTTATGTCAGCTCTCCTGGAAAATTCACTGTAGCTGTGGAGATATTTGCTATTTTAGCATCAAGCTTTGGTTTACTATTCTGTATCTTTCTTCCGAAGTGTTACATAATAATTTTAAAGCCAGAGAAAAAcactaaaaaacaaataatgggAAAAGGTTTATAA
- the LOC124627830 gene encoding extracellular calcium-sensing receptor-like, which produces MESIFILLHLAIAIISSSTAQDTTCSLLGEPAYPQLWKDGDFIVGGIFPFHKKWEIIDSSYSVIPAIKCMSVEFRAFQYSQTLIFAIKEINNSSSLLPGVTLGFKIFDTCNSAALGVKGAMTLLNGNENSVSDQICTKPAQVQAIIGETYSSVSMAIAKSIGPFSVPLISYYSTCECLSDKRKYPSFLRTIPSDYHQTLALAEMVKHFGWTWVGAIRRDDDYGNNGMAAFTKIAEELGICLEYSLPFFRTYSQERVLRIVEQIKSSTSRVIVGFVTPWDLEILLQVFSEHNITGYQWVGSEGWIADLIAAALDKYNILQGAIGLAIPKTTVTGLKDFILDIKPLKAVGSDIFTKFWEALFTCTHTVQNNSNNIPVCTGEEKISAVTNTFTDMSLMPIFSNVYKGVYAIAHTLHGLLGCKQTCPVKKQPDPITFLEHLKLVRFKTKEGEDVYFDKNGDPPARYEIINWQKRTEHQYELVTVGLYDSSLPAQDRLKVNMASIVWAQNTNQVPKSICSERCPPGTRKAVQKGKPICCFDCIPCADGEISNMSDSIKCEQCQQDYWSNPDKDKCVKKEIEYLSYEETMGILLTAVSITGAVMTMLIGIIFFRYKNTPIVKANNSELSFLLLFSLTLCFLCSLTFIGRPSEWSCMLRHTAFGITFVLCISCVLGKTIVVLMAFRATLPGSNVMKLFGPPQQRLSVLVFTLIQVLICVLWLMISPPFPFRNLLHYKEKIILECSLGSTIGFWAVLGYIGLLALLCFILAFLARKLPDNFNEAKFITFSMLMFCAVWIAFIPAYVSSPGKFTVAVEIFAILASSFGLLFCIFLPKCYIIILKPEKNTKKQIMGKVSVQ; this is translated from the exons atggagTCAATCTTTATTCTCCTGCATTTAGCAATAGCCATCATCAGTTCCTCCACTGCCCAAGACACTACTTGTAGCCTGCTCGGAGAACCTGCATACCCACAACTATGGAAGGACGGTGATTTCATAGTGGGAGGAATTTTCCCCTTCCATAAAAAATGGGAAATCATTGACTCTTCCTATTCAGTCATACCTGCAATAAAATGCATGAG TGTGGAATTCAGAGCCTTCCAGTATTCACAGACATTGATCTTTGCAATAAAGGAGATCAACAACAGCTCTTCTTTACTACCCGGAGTCACCCTGGgctttaaaatatttgataCATGTAATTCTGCAGCACTGGGGGTGAAAGGAGCAATGACACTTTTGAATGGAAATGAGAATTCCGTTTCAGATCAGATCTGCACAAAACCAGCCCAGGTACAAGCCATAATAGGAGAGACATATTCATCAGTGTCCATGGCTATTGCAAAGAGTATTGGACCTTTCAGCGTGCCCTTA ATCAGTTACTATTCTACATGTGAGTGTCTGAGTGATAAAAGGAAATATCCCTCATTTCTGCGTACTATTCCCAGTGATTATCACCAGACCTTAGCACTTGCAGAGATGGTCAAGCACTTTGGCTGGACCTGGGTGGGAGCAATAAGAAGAGATGATGACTATGGAAATAATGGGATGGCCGCATTTACTAAAATTGCAGAGGAGCTGGGCATATGCTTGGAATATTCCCTTCCATTTTTTAGAACCTACTCACAAGAAAGAGTGTTGAGAATCGTTGAGCAAATTAAAAGTTCAACTTCTCGAGTGATAGTGGGATTTGTTACTCCCTGGGACCTGGAGATTTTACTCCAAGTATTTTCTGAGCACAACATCACGGGATACCAGTGGGTGGGAAGTGAGGGATGGATCGCTGATCTAATAGCAGCTGCATTGGACAAGTACAATATATTGCAAGGAGCCATAGGGCTAGCTATTCCCAAAACAACCGTAACAGGTTTGAAGGACTTCATTCTAGATATAAAACCATTGAAAGCTGTTGGAAgtgacatttttacaaaattttgGGAAGCTCTGTTTActtgtacacatacagtgcagaATAACTCAAATAACATACCAGTCTGCACAGGAGAAGAGAAAATCTCTGCGGTGACAAACACATTCACTGATATGTCCTTGATGCCTATTTTCAGTAATGTGTATAAAGGAGTATATGCCATTGCCCATACACTGCATGGACTTCTTGGCTGCAAGCAAACATGTCCTGTAAAGAAGCAGCCCGATCCTATTACA TTTCTAGAACACCTCAAATTGGTGCGTTTCAAGACCAAAGAAGGTGAAGATGTTTattttgataaaaatggtgaTCCGCCAGCAAGATACGAAATAATCAATTGGCAAAAACGTACTGAACACCAATATGAATTAGTCACAGTTGGACTTTATGACTCCTCTCTGCCTGCTCAGGATCGATTAAAAGTAAATATGGCCTCCATTGTTTGGGCACAAAATACAAATCAA GTGCCAAAGTCCATATGTAGCGAGAGGTGCCCCCCTGGCACAAGAAAGGCTGTTCAGAAAGGAAAGCCCATCTGCTGTTTCGATTGCATACCATGTGCTGACGGAGAGATCAGTAATATGTCAG atTCTATTAAATGTGAACAATGCCAGCAAGATTACTGGTCAAATCCAGACAAAGATAAATGTGTAAAGAAGGAAATTGAATATTTGTCATATGAAGAAACTATGGGGATTTTGTTAACAGCAGTGTCTATTACTGGTGCAGTTATGACAATGTTAATAGGAATCATATTCTTTAGATATAAAAATACCCCAATAGTCAAAGCAAACAACTCTGAACTGAGCTTCCTGCTGCTCTTTTCTCTGACTCTGTGTTTCCTCTGTTCACTTACTTTCATTGGCCGGCCCTCTGAGTGGTCCTGTATGCTGCGCCACACAGCATTTGGGATCACCTTTGTCCTCTGCATCTCCTGTGTTCTGGGAAAAACTATAGTGGTGTTAATGGCCTTCAGGGCTACACTTCCAGGCAGTAATGTAATGAAATTGTTTGGACCTCCACAACAGAGACTCAGTGTACTTGTCTTCACTCTCATACAGGTACTTATTTGTGTGCTTTGGTTGATGATATCCCCCCCATTCCCTTTCAGAAATCTATTGCACTATAAGGAAAAGATCATTCTTGAATGCAGTTTGGGCTCAACCATAGGTTTCTGGGCTGTGCTGGGTTACATAGGACTTTTAGcacttttgtgttttattttagctttTCTAGCTAGGAAGCTTCCGGATAATTTTAACGAAGCTAAATTCATCACATTCAGCATGCTAATGTTCTGTGCCGTTTGGATTGCTTTTATTCCAGCTTATGTCAGTTCTCCTGGAAAATTCACTGTAGCTGTAGAGATATTTGCCATTTTAGCATCAAGCTTTGGTTTACTATTCTGTATCTTTCTTCCAAAGTGTTACATAATCATCCTGAAGCCAGAGAAAAACACTAAAAAGCAAATTATGGGAAAAGTGTCtgttcaataa